In Oryza sativa Japonica Group chromosome 2, ASM3414082v1, the following are encoded in one genomic region:
- the LOC4331105 gene encoding putative F-box protein PP2-B12 codes for MDCEGAAAAEIYRLPEECVAYAISMTTPGDACHSSAVSPAFRAAADSDAVWDSFLPPDHAAILARADDGIAAAGECASKKDLFARLCGRPVLLDDATMSFGLDRRSGAKCVMLSARALSIAWGDDPSRWRWTPGLPGSRFPEVAELLDVCWLEITGKLQLSLLSPATTYAAYLVYSFADYTTGLECNIGMPTPMATVTVVSGAGGTTSRPPAAPATTTTTEQHKICLQHMGEEETIMHRQELVIRLRKAFGRTVRFDPDMDIRCPRPRDGGGGGGGWREVELGEFAVPAAGGEDGVVEVSFKEETGRWKTGLIVQGIELRPKCTSKLIKLDS; via the exons ATGGATtgcgagggggcggcggcggcggagatctaCCGGCTGCCGGAGGAGTGCGTGGCGTACGCCATCTCGATGACGACGCCGGGCGACGCGTGCCACTCGTCGGCCGTGTCGCCGGCGTTccgggccgccgccgactccgacGCCGTCTGGGACAGCTTCCTCCCCCCCGACCACGCCGCCATCCTCGCCCGCGCCGACGACggtatcgccgccgccggcgaatgCGCCTCCAAGAAGGACCTCTTCGCCCGCCTCTGCGGCCGCCCCGTCCTCCTCGACGACGCCACCATG AGCTTTGGGTTGGATCGACGGAGCGGCGCGAAATGCGTGATGCTGTCGGCGAGGGCGCTGAGCATCGCGTGGGGAGACGATCCCTCGCGCTGGAGATGGACTCCTGGCCTCCCCGGATCAAG GTTCCCTGAGGTGGCGGAGCTCTTGGACGTGTGCTGGCTGGAGATCACCGGCAAGCTGCAGCTCTCGCTCCTCTCTCCGGCGACGACGTACGCCGCCTACCTCGTCTACTCCTTCGCCGACTACACCACCGGCCTCGAGTGCAACATCGGCATGCCGACTCCCATGGCCACGGTGACcgtcgtctccggcgccggcgggacgACGagcaggccgccggcggcgccggcgaccacgacgacgacggagcagCACAAGATCTGCCTGCAGCacatgggggaggaggagacgatCATGCACCGGCAGGAGCTGGTGATCCGCCTCCGCAAGGCCTTCGGCCGGACGGTGAGGTTCGATCCCGACATGGACATCAGGTGCCCGCGGCcgagggacggcggcggcggcggcggcgggtggagggAGGTCGAGCTGGGCGAGTTCGCtgtgccggccgccggcggcgaggatggcgtggTGGAGGTGAGCTTCAAGGAGGAGACTGGGCGGTGGAAGACGGGGCTCATCGTGCAAGGCATCGAGCTAAGGCCCAAATGCAccagcaaattaattaaactcGATAGCTAG